From the Lolium rigidum isolate FL_2022 chromosome 2, APGP_CSIRO_Lrig_0.1, whole genome shotgun sequence genome, one window contains:
- the LOC124689947 gene encoding uncharacterized protein LOC124689947: MFPIAFAVVPKEDTANWCWFLTQLKYALGGEQGEFGPYTIMSDRQKGLLKAVTQVFPSAHQRYCLRHIYANFQTAGFRGEDLKKCMDRASYAYHKDQFEAAMETLKVESEEAWKWLSQIPPHTWARHAFDTNCKTDLVVNNLSEVFNRYILDVRKKPIRTMLIGIKNKLMVRNHEKRVGGQTARWVITPHFMEQARASQEVLQCLAHQEFRGPIRGK, translated from the exons ATGTTCCCTATTGCCTTCGCAGTCGTCCCAAAAGAGGACACAGCCAATTGGTGTTGGTTTTTGACTCAGCTGAAATATGCTTTGGGAGGAGAACAAGGAGAATTTGGTCCTTACACAATTATGTCCGATAGGCAAAAG GGACTTCTCAAAGCAGTGACCCAAGTGTTCCCTTCTGCTCACCAAAGATATTGTCTAAGACACATTTACGCAAACTTTCAAACGGCTGGATTCAGGGGGGAAGATCTGAAGAAATGCATGGATAGAGCCAGCTATGCATACCATAAGGACCAGTTTGAGGCTGCAATGGAGACTTTAAAAGTGGAGAGTGAAGAGGCTTGGAAATGGCTGAGTCAGATCCCACCCCACACATGGGCACGGCATGCATTCGACACCAACTGCAAGACTGACCTAGTTGTTAACAACCTCAGTGAGGTGTTTAACAGATATATCTTGGATGTTAGGAAGAAGCCGATAAGAACAATGCTTATTGGTATAAAGAACAAGTTAATGGTTAGGAATCATGAGAAGAGGGTTGGTGGACAAACTGCTAGGTGGGTGATCACACCACATTTCATGGAGCAAGCTAGAGCTAGCCAAGAAGTACTCCAGTGCCTTGCACACCAAGAATTTCGGGGACCGATCCGTGGGAAGTGA